One Pygocentrus nattereri isolate fPygNat1 chromosome 12, fPygNat1.pri, whole genome shotgun sequence DNA window includes the following coding sequences:
- the LOC119264662 gene encoding uncharacterized protein LOC119264662 codes for MESEHKEKKSGKRKERQAKGSCGPTKKRELKEDSGFINLAPVRQKQEKTCQALYVDMRARSYCVLPPIKASCPPPVQAIKGAWLEKVGLDVFDDPSPPPPVQPETSPELTFDLPSESLDTLFSARLLGNETPEENGVEEFLASPEHEREESQAQVEEVSSAAGCHRRSPMVEEVTLSQDPEDSKVLTVPPAFIKKMAEELVKRLESLMVGVPVVSLYERLVERLIDELETMSHIKITHQVLGGRLFSDENGAISHIVSEAYKSLLSKRLTNGASYVDQWTIRHAVNAILIAFADYALGCFHVSSSSPDTDTAVKASQGLGFSEVQKDSDQRPRTNEFNGRSKSAASINLSTWSCSTILSEPEFEDQIRECGGSPDHSDLSDECSEIFEAYQNYRRYGPKNRPGTYLVRCTESPLEDSPDLCSAIPAVQVTEASDDLVENEEDLETPAHPDGTEDTTACRTMKKQRLSSRVFKFLRSVFCFGCIPSRRVEPL; via the exons ATGGAGTCGGagcacaaagagaaaaag AGCGGAAAGCGAAAGGAGAGACAAGCCAAGGGCTCCTGTGGTCCCACCAAGAAGAGGGAGCTCAAAGAGGACAGTGGCTTCATCAATCTGGCACCTGTCAGGCAGAAGCAAGAAAAGACCTGTCAG GCTCTGTATGTGGACATGCGTGCTCGCTCTTACTGCGTCCTACCGCCAATTAAAGCTAGCTGTCCACCACCAGTTCAGGCCATAAAAG GTGCTTGGTTAGAGAAAGTTGGCCTGGATGTTTTTGATGATCCATCTCCACCTCCTCCTGTGCAGCCAGAAAC atcccctgagctgacattCGACCTTCCCAGCGAGTCCCTTGACACTCTGTTCAGTGCTCGGCTATTAGGAAACGAAACTCCAGAAGAGAATGGAGTTGAGGAGTTTCTGGCCAGCCCGGAGCACGAACGTGAGGAGAGTCAGGCCCAAGTCGAGGAGGTGTCGTCTGCTGCTGGTTGTCATAGGAGATCACCAATGGTCGAGGAAGTCACTCTGAGTCAGGATCCTGAAGACTCTAAGGTCCTTACTGTGCCTCCCGCATTCATCAAGAAGATGGCGGAGGAGCTCGTCAAGCGGCTGGAGTCATTGATGGTTGGGGTCCCTGTGGTTTCTCTCTACGAGCGCCTGGTGGAGCGTCTGATAGACGAACTGGAGACCATGTCCCATATAAAAATTACCCACCAGGTCCTTGGTGGGCGGCTCTTCTCTGACGAGAATGGAGCCATTTCTCATATTGTCAGTGAGGCATACAAAAGCCTTTTGAGCAAGCGCCTGACAAACGGAGCATCTTATGTTGACCAGTGGACGATCAGACATGCTGTTAATGCCATCCTGATAGCATTTGCTGACTACGCTCTGGGATGTTTCCATGTCTCCAGTTCTTCCCCAGACACTGACACTGCTGTGAAGGCATCACAGGGGTTGGGGTTTTCTGAAGTTCAGAAGGACTCAGATCAGCGGCCAAGAACAAATGAGTTCAATGGAAGGAGCAAGAGTGCTGCTTCAATAAATCTGAGCACCTGGTCCTGCAGCACCATCCTCAGTGAACCAGAATTCGAGGACCAGATCCGAGAATGCGGTGGATCTCCTGATCACAGTGATCTGAGTGATGAGTGCTCTGAGATATTCGAGGCCTATCAGAACTACCGAAGGTATGGCCCCAAAAACAGACCTGGCACATACCTGGTGAGGTGCACTGAGTCCCCCCTTGAAGATTCCCCTGATTTGTGCAGCGCCATCCCTGCTGTTCAG GTGACTGAAGCCTCTGACGACTTGGTCGAAAATGAGGAAGACTTGGAGACTCCTGCCCACCCAGATG GTACTGAGGACACCACTGCATGCAGAACAATGAAGAAGCAGCGACTCAGTTCTCGTGTCTTCAAGTTCCTGAGAAGTGTCTTCTGTTTTGGATGCATCCCATCTCGGCGTGTGGAACCCCTCTAA